One Desulforhopalus sp. DNA segment encodes these proteins:
- a CDS encoding response regulator yields the protein MDETKKKILVMDDEDMVGEIACQLLRYLGFDAVWVASGEEAIEEFTKQKNAGNGYSAIIMDLTIPGGMGGREAVVAILAIDPLAKVFVSSGYANDPIMINCQEYGFAGAIAKPFDLAALKQTFGVLS from the coding sequence ATGGATGAAACAAAAAAGAAAATCCTCGTCATGGATGACGAGGATATGGTTGGCGAAATCGCCTGCCAGCTGCTCCGCTATCTCGGTTTTGATGCCGTATGGGTGGCCAGCGGCGAGGAAGCCATTGAAGAATTCACCAAACAAAAAAATGCAGGAAACGGCTACTCGGCAATAATCATGGATCTCACTATTCCCGGGGGAATGGGCGGCAGGGAAGCCGTAGTGGCGATCCTTGCCATTGACCCACTGGCCAAGGTCTTCGTCTCCAGCGGTTATGCCAATGATCCAATCATGATCAATTGCCAGGAGTACGGCTTTGCCGGTGCTATCGCCAAACCCTTTGACCTCGCCGCCCTGAAGCAGACTTTCGGTGTCTTGTCA
- a CDS encoding serine/threonine protein kinase — translation MTLQRQDSTGAFHDLGPDRVLNLVEKELGIRCNNLFRTLNSYINRVFEIETEEGIRLVVKFYRPGRWSKKAILDEHKFLSQLAEQEIPVIAPLLFRDGETLAASDGLLYAVFPKCGGRSSDEFTDEQWLQLGRLIGRVHKVGETAKAKHRITLAPQQSTLSQLQYLLASPCVTEELKPLLNSTVLRIIAAIEPLFATTKNIRIHGDCHFSNIINRPGESLHLIDFDDMAMGPPVQDVWMLLPGGADEAVVELDLFLEGYETFRAFDRRTLRLIEPLRAMRFIHYMAWCAHQVAADGMTRAIDGFGTRDYWQREIDDLVDQEKRIAEDKQPSGNVL, via the coding sequence ATGACATTACAGCGGCAAGACAGCACCGGCGCCTTCCACGATCTGGGACCGGACCGGGTGCTGAATCTCGTTGAGAAGGAACTGGGCATTCGCTGCAACAACCTGTTTCGCACCCTCAATAGCTACATCAACCGGGTATTCGAGATCGAAACGGAAGAGGGCATCCGGCTGGTTGTGAAGTTTTACCGGCCCGGTCGATGGTCGAAAAAGGCCATCCTTGATGAACATAAATTCCTCAGTCAACTGGCGGAGCAGGAGATTCCGGTCATCGCGCCCCTCCTGTTCCGGGATGGTGAGACCCTTGCCGCAAGCGATGGGCTTCTCTACGCCGTTTTCCCGAAATGCGGCGGCCGCAGCAGCGATGAGTTTACCGATGAGCAGTGGCTGCAGCTCGGCCGCTTGATCGGCAGGGTCCATAAAGTCGGCGAGACCGCCAAGGCGAAACACCGGATAACCCTGGCACCGCAGCAATCGACTCTTAGCCAGCTCCAGTATCTGCTTGCTTCCCCCTGCGTCACCGAGGAGTTGAAGCCTCTTCTTAACTCCACGGTATTGCGGATAATTGCCGCAATCGAACCGCTTTTTGCTACAACCAAGAACATCCGCATTCATGGCGATTGTCATTTTTCCAACATCATAAACCGGCCAGGCGAATCTTTGCATCTCATCGATTTTGACGATATGGCCATGGGCCCGCCGGTCCAGGACGTCTGGATGCTGCTGCCCGGAGGAGCGGACGAGGCGGTGGTTGAACTCGACCTCTTCCTGGAGGGATATGAGACCTTTCGGGCCTTTGACCGGCGGACCCTCCGCCTCATCGAGCCGCTCCGGGCGATGCGTTTTATCCACTATATGGCCTGGTGTGCCCATCAGGTTGCGGCGGATGGGATGACCAGAGCCATCGACGGCTTCGGTACCCGCGACTATTGGCAGCGGGAGATTGACGACCTGGTCGATCAAGAGAAGCGAATTGCCGAGGATAAGCAGCCTTCCGGCAATGTTCTTTAG
- a CDS encoding fused MFS/spermidine synthase, with amino-acid sequence MSSAPGFSVYKKKVNGYLVEILDNGDHRSLYFASEHLQSRMSLSSPQTLILPYTQYMAASLLLQPDPRDILIVGIGAGSLVRFYSHHFPGCYIDGVDSSPHILALAQGYFRLRESEQIVLHCQDGLEFLQDTVNKSYDLILVDAFDDQGMAPTIYSAQFFAACSARLKNGGVMSCNLWSSDAPRYRDIKALIAGHFADALYLPVPQRGNIVALAMTGPIPWRLLARKDKDLNKLASRYQIDFKEVAGVARANNLSLSQRLLAFWRDAAGGR; translated from the coding sequence ATGTCATCTGCTCCGGGCTTTTCGGTTTATAAGAAGAAGGTGAATGGGTATCTGGTGGAAATACTGGACAATGGCGATCACCGCTCGCTGTATTTCGCTTCCGAACATCTGCAGAGCCGGATGTCCTTATCCTCCCCCCAGACCCTGATTCTTCCCTACACCCAGTATATGGCGGCAAGCCTCCTCCTCCAACCGGATCCTCGGGATATCCTTATTGTCGGCATCGGGGCCGGCTCATTGGTCCGTTTTTACTCCCACCATTTTCCTGGCTGTTACATCGATGGCGTCGACTCTTCGCCGCATATCCTCGCCCTGGCGCAGGGCTATTTCCGCCTCAGGGAAAGCGAGCAGATCGTCCTCCACTGCCAGGATGGCCTGGAATTTCTACAGGACACAGTCAACAAAAGTTACGACCTCATCCTGGTCGATGCCTTTGATGATCAGGGTATGGCGCCGACCATCTATTCGGCGCAATTTTTTGCTGCCTGCTCGGCACGGCTGAAAAACGGCGGAGTAATGAGCTGCAATCTCTGGAGCAGCGATGCGCCCCGCTACCGGGACATCAAGGCCCTAATTGCCGGCCATTTTGCCGATGCCCTGTACCTGCCCGTTCCCCAGCGGGGCAATATCGTCGCCCTGGCGATGACCGGCCCCATCCCCTGGCGGCTCCTTGCCAGAAAGGACAAGGATCTGAACAAATTGGCCAGCCGTTATCAGATTGATTTCAAGGAGGTGGCGGGCGTCGCCAGGGCCAACAACCTGAGCCTGTCGCAAAGGCTGCTGGCCTTCTGGCGTGATGCCGCCGGGGGGAGGTAG